In a genomic window of Candidatus Zixiibacteriota bacterium:
- a CDS encoding restriction endonuclease subunit S, protein MKIKDIFNIEKGKSKYTNKYIQNHCGEYPLYSSQTVNDGIIGKINSFDFNSKCITWTTDGVHAGTVFLRNEKFSMTTHCGALIPKSNIKNISLDFIYSFLKENLKQYARGEQNKRITVNIIKDIEILFPIDKSGNFDLKAQKETAEKYKKIENIKSAINFELDKISETNINL, encoded by the coding sequence ATGAAGATTAAAGATATTTTTAATATTGAGAAAGGAAAATCAAAATATACAAACAAATATATTCAAAACCATTGCGGAGAATATCCCTTATACTCTTCTCAAACTGTTAATGACGGAATAATTGGAAAGATAAACTCATTTGATTTTAATAGTAAATGTATTACATGGACAACAGATGGAGTACATGCAGGAACCGTTTTTTTGAGAAATGAAAAATTTAGCATGACGACACATTGTGGAGCGTTAATTCCTAAAAGTAATATTAAAAATATTTCTTTAGATTTTATTTATTCTTTTTTGAAAGAAAATCTTAAGCAATACGCTAGAGGAGAGCAAAATAAGAGAATTACCGTTAATATAATTAAAGATATAGAAATATTGTTTCCAATAGATAAATCAGGAAATTTTGATTTGAAAGCACAAAAAGAAACAGCAGAAAAATACAAAAAAATTGAAAATATAAAATCGGCTATAAATTTTGAACTTGATAAAATTTCTGAAACTAATATTAATCTTTAG